The Rhinolophus sinicus isolate RSC01 linkage group LG07, ASM3656204v1, whole genome shotgun sequence genomic interval AGAGAACCCCTCTTCTGGCCTTGCCCTGATCCCAGCCTCCTGGGGCACTAGGAGCCTCCTCCCCCTTCTGGCAAACTGCCCAGAAGCTCGGGCAGCAGCTGGGCTcaacgtgtgtgtgcgtgtgtgtgtgtgtgtgtgtgtgtgtgcgtgtgtgtgtgtgtgtgcgcgcgcgcgcgcgcagaagtggggggtggggcggggagggaggcCGAGGGCCGCTGCCCACTATCTCATTAGTGGAGTGGGATGAGGGGATGGGGGTTCGTCCTCCTTTCTACCGGAGGGGGATAGGCCCACTCTGGTACTGAAAAGGAGGTCCTGCATTCTCTTGGGGTGGGGGACTCCCACTCTCGCATGAGTGCGTTTTCTGCCCCTagcttggggggggggaggagctCCTAGTTCTGCAAGGAGGGGTGGTACTAGCAAGGGGACCGACAGGCGCTCAAGTAGCTACGGTTGTTGCTCCTCAGGCCGTTGCTCCTCAGGCCGGAGGAATGGGGTAGGAGCTGCCGTCCACTGCTATCAAGAATAGCGCCCCCCTCTGATACCTTCAGGGATGGGGAACCACGAATGTGTTCAGGAGAAGGGCTAGGAGACCAGGTAACCCCACCGCAGTCCAACAGTCTCCGGTCCTCCTGTGCTAACCCATTCCAGGGGGCGTTACGCTCCCATTTCTAGGGGAGGGCTTATCACCTCTCGAGGCGGAGAATGGAATACAGCCCCTTGTGGGACCTCGCAAACTCGCCCTGGACTAGCGAGGAAGGTCGTCGCCCTGAGGCCGGGGTGGGAGAAGCACAACCTACCCGTCTGCGAAGCGATCCCGGGCTGGGCGCCTGTTTTGCATATTAGTCCTCACTTGCCGGCGGCGGGGAAGCAGGAACAGCTCGAGGTGTCTCACCCGCCCCGCCCCTGTCTGCACTTTTCTCCCGCCCCTGTCAAGCGCCGTGCCCGCTGGGGGTCTGCGCCAGCCAGTGGCGCTGCTCCACGGGCTACAAGAGTACCTCACTGGGCGCGTCCTTTCCTGGGTGCACGTGTGTTCGTGTGTCCCAAGTGCgtgagtgggtgtgtgtgcacgcgtgtgtgggCCCGTCGGTGTGAATTTCCGTGTCGGTTCCCTGTTCAGGGACacccccccccactcccatcctAACCCCCAGTTTCGCCAGACCGCAAAGTTTAATCCGGAGCGGAGTTGTGCGGGAGGCGGGAGTTCCTACACCTTTGCGCCCCCACTACTCACCCAGCACCACCTGCGCCGCTGCTCCAGCTCCTGCCCGGCTCCTCCTGCTCCAGTGCGGGCACCTCCTCGATGCAGATCCGCCGGCTCCTAAGCCCGCTTCGGGAGCCGGACTCGCAGCGCCCGCCAGGCCCGGCCTGGTGGAGAGGGGCGGGGCCGCTGAGGCCGCGCCCCCGACGGAGGGAAAGGAGTGGTCTGCTCAGCACCCACTCAATAGCCAAGCCGGTACCAAACCCCGGAGTAACTCCACGGTGACCCGGGGCTGCCCTCTGGTCTCTGACTTCACAGCTTACAGGATTTGGCTTACGACCTGGGGAAGGGGCGAGCGGCACGTGACCGAGAGTTAAGCTACCCACCCGGCTGCCCTAACCAAGCTGGCTATAAGACTTTTTCTGCCACCGCCCCTGCTCTGGAGGGAGCCAAACCGGGTCCACTCTCAGCCCACTCCCCAGATGCAGGGAAAACCCCTGGGAAGCAGACAAAGAAGGCTCGGGTTTCACCAAAACAGACCCgcccctctgtcccctccttcctcccaccctggCTCCGCGTGCCTCCACACCTCACTTTCCCCTAAAGTAGTGTCTGCCAGGTGAGCAGACCTACCAGTTCTGGCCCCCCACAGAGCATGGCCTGGCTTCCCTTAGACTCATAAAGTTCCACCCACAGGCACAAACAGGAAGTAGGCCTGCATTGCAGGGAGGCACCTAGAGCTCCCTCCCTCCAAGAAACCCAAGGCAGCATATGATGTCTACAGGTATCTGGGCCGTATTTACAGCCGGAGTACTTGGGCTGCAGAAGTCCAGTGAACTTAGTTCCTTCTCAAACCCAACGGCAGTAAAGAAGCTGCTGGAGGACCAAAGCAGCCCTCTCACAGCTGAATCTGAGATCCAGCTGGCCTCTGCTTGGCCAGGCCCTTCCTGAGCTCTCAGGGAGATTCTTAACATCCAGTTGGACATAAGCAGAGTACTTTGCCTCAATCCACTTTGGCTGTGTCCAAGGTCAGTGGCTCCCAGGGCCCTTACACAGGACTCAGGGATCCCTCATTGCTTTCTAGGTTCCAGGGACTCCTGAACACATTTTGGGCTCATCTTGATGTGAATAAAGACAGGTGTGGAATGGAATGTATTTGTATAGGGCATAGGGCAGGGGGAGCATtaacttcccctcccccatcattCTGGTTTGTATTGTGTGGGGGTGTCTGCTAGGAGGATGGGGCAAGACAAACAGGCAAGTGTGTATCTATCCCTCTATCCCCAATTCACGGACACCTCACAAAGTTCCTTTAATGGAAACCCCTAAAGGATTTCCTGAGAACACACAAAACATTCTAGGGAGACGAGAATGTAGAACCCACGTCTTTATAGGTTAGGACTGACCTAGTGGTGTGCATCTGGAAGGCATGGCTGACGTTCAATGTTACAGACCCTGGATGAGGCCTAGACCAGCCAGCGGCTGGGAATGATTATTGCGGGGATTAGGAGGCCTGGCTCCAGCCAGTCTGCGAGAGACCCCCAAGAAGGGAGGCCCTCCAGGagctctcccctcccttcccccatgttCTCCCCCCAaacagcttagctccaggtctcTTTCAGGAGCCAATTGTAGTCACAGTTCTCACACATAAAAGACAGCGACCCCAGGCCCTTCTGCAGGGTCCTAGAAGCCCCCTCTTGGATTGACAGGGAGATCTTGATAAGGCAGCCTTGCTTCCAGGGAGCAGGGAACCAACTGCCACCCTTACAAAAGGCTTCTCTCTAGGCCCCTCTTGCATTCTTACCACTCTTGCAGGCAAATCTAAAGGGAAACTGGGATTTTAGGATATTAGAGGAAGTGAGATGAGAGTCTCATCATCTAGGAATATTTCTGACAGGGTCTCTGGGTAACTTATTTTCTCATCTCCCTCAGGACTTGTTGAAAACGAGGAATCCTATGTCTCTCCTTGAACTTCCAGAATTTGAAATCTGTGAGGATTGGGGTAAGTTGGGCCtatgttctgctttttaaaacaagagtCCTAGGAGTTCTGACACACACTAACAGAGAAACACTGAGAGGGTACAGGAGGAGGGAAGTGGACGGGGGCCAGGTAAGAATATGCGAAGCCTGAGTCCACATTGCCAGAGGTCAGTGAGTGGCTTATTATCACAGAGGGACAGCTTGTCAGGCTGAGCCTAGGTAAGTGGCCAGGTGACCCACACCTCTGCCAGGGATCACATGGAGATCCTCAAGGAAAACAGAGATAAAGAAACACCATCCTGTCTTCCCCAGGCCAAGACGAGGTGCTAAGGGTGTGTGCATGCAAAGGCCCTTTAATGCTCTTGCTTCCTTGGGAGCGTAGAGCTCAAAGactaggggtgggggaggggacctgTCCCAATTCAGAGGAAAATCCAGTTATAGACTGGGGAGACACCTGGTGGGCAAATAAGAAACAGCACAGAAACAAAAGcaatggaaaattttttttttagtaaaacttCAAAAGGCTCTACAAAAAATTATGACTGCATCCACTGCAGCGGTCTGAGGCAGCATACCATACAATGTGTCCAGGGGGCAGGCACGCTGGGTTCACAGCTTCTTTCCATGGCTCTCTGGCCCAGCTTCCACCTTTGGGGCCCTAATATTACAGGGACAAGCACCTAGGATCCAGTGGTAGTGAGTGCCACCACACAGCAGGCTCGAGTGGAGCAGAGGAGTTTGGTACCTACCATGTCGCCCTTCAGCTCGGAAAGCCTATGCTGGAATTTTGGCCAGAAGTCCCCTAGTCCCCTCCAGGTTCATGGGGCCTGACCCCACTACTTTGAACTCAACTTGctcattcccacctcagggcctctgTATTTACCTTTCCTTCTGCCTAGATCCCTCTTTCTCCAGATGTTCACGTGGCTCAATACTAGTTCTTTAGGCCCCAGCTCAAATGTCCTCTGCTCAAAGACAATTTTTCAGACCTTAATCTAAACTAGCCTGTAAGTactatcccatgactattttattttttaaatagcatttttcattatctaaaagtgtgttctgtatttatttgttcattagcTTACTTGTCCCCACACCAGACTTTAAGTTCCATGAAAGCAGGGACCTCATGTCTTGTCAGTGCTATATTCCTAGGACCTAGAACaaaacctggcacacagtaggttctcaaatatttgctaaattgaATTCTCTCACTATGGGATCCTGCCCTCGGCTAGGTCCCTCAGACTGAGAAGAGCCCGTAGCTCAGGACCACAGGACAGAGGCAGCCCTAGCAGAGGGCCAATAAAGAGTCTGTGCCCCAGCCTGTCCTGTCAGGCTTATTTCAGTGTCCAGCTCTGTACTGCCTTCACCTTGAAGGCTTAGAGGGGTCTGGCTGGTAGGGGTTGGGGGCCTTGCTTGAGTAAGTCTCAGAGTTCTGGGACACAGCACCCTTTTTACTAGAAGAGGGCTTTTTAACCACTAGCCCATTGTCATCCTTGATCTTCTTGAGCCGGGCCTTGCTCTTTGGTGGTATGGAGAAGGTTAGAGAGCTCTTGTTGAACTCAAGTGGGAAGACACCTACGTCTCCATCAAAGCGGTTCTTGGCCACCTGTAGATACCGTTTCCCTGGTCCAGTTACCAGTTTCCTGTCCTGCAGGATCAGAACATTGTCTGCTTCCTGGCTTGCCTGAGGGATGGGGACAGAGGACAAAGGAGCAGTGAGAAGACATATGAGAGAAGCAGAAACAAAGGTTGAGGGTGCAGGgagaagtggcaagaatgaggaaaggaaagtaCTGCCCCCCTTCATCAAAGCTCTTTGAACTACTGACCATGATGCTCAAGGCCACTTGAGTTTTTCAGTTCCATGACAACCTTGCTGCTGTCCCAGATTTTGtatctgctgttccctctgcttgtaACACTTCTCCACAACTCACCACCCTACTCAACCCCAGCGTCTTATCATTGAGGTCTTGGTTTAAATGTCATACTTCACTAGAGAGACCATTCTTGATCCCCATAAATAAAGAAGGTACCACCATCTTTCCACTTCTGTTATTCTCTTCCCCAGCTCCATGTTTGTTCCATTGTGGCATAGTTTGTGCTCCTCGCCCTGTATTCCCTgtgcccagcccaggcctggcatGTAATAGGCACTCAGTGTACCATGAGGAGCTCTAGGATCGGGCTGGTCCTGCTGCTCAGAAGGCCTTGATTATTTCACACCTACTGTCAGccaaaactaaacccaaccttTGCTGACACCTCCTCTAGGAAGTCTCCCTAGATGTCCCAGGCTGACTCAgatgtcttttctctttgctcCCCAAATACTTGTGCTGCCTATCATAACTTTTATCACACTGAGTTGTAATCACTCTCCCATTGTTTCCCCACCAGAGGAtgtgagctcctggagggtgAGGAGGGCAAAGGACCAGCTATTATCAGACTTTGTATTCCTCATGTCATGGCCCCAGCTGCCTCTTCCAGAGGAATAGTCAAGATGATTTAAAGCTGACAGAGGGCTACCTCTGGTCACCTGCCCCCTGTAGTTTCCAAAGGTTGGGCTCCTCTAAAGGCCACTTACTTTGGCTGAACCAAAAATGGATGCTGTCTGTAGTTCCTTATCATCATCCTCCTTCCGGGGATGAATGACCAGTGTCACATGGCAGCTACTGTCTGTCGCAAACTTCCGAAAGGCCCCAACGATGTAGTCTTGAGCTGCAATCCTGCTCCCACCCCAACAAAGCAAAGAGGTTATCAGACTCAGATGGACAAGCATAAACACATCCTCTTGATTCATTCACATCTCCACAAAGCACACAACTCCACTCTACTTCCCTCTACCCAAGGACTCACACTTAGGTCCCTATCTGTACTTCCCATTGCCACACGTCACACCCctataaagacagaaatacaCATGGGGTGgcatgtgcatgcacatgtgtcaGAAAACAAGAGAGTGCAGTGTGTGTGCCTAGAGGCCAGCTGCCTGAGAAGACATGTGTCTTCAAGTGGGTTCCAGCTAGACAAGAGGATGTCACCTGTCTGTGGACAGCTGCTCGTGACCCATCATGAACTGCAGATTGTCGATGACCACATGACAAATGTCATAGACATAGACCGCATGTTGCATTGTGTCTATTACAGTCctgggaagaggaaaaggcaatGAATTCAAGAGTCAATTACAAGTAGTCTCTAGACTATCCCAGGCAGAAAGCCAGCATCCTGAAGACTCTGTCCAGGGTCTGTTCTCCTGCCCTCCCATTCTTTGAAAACCCCCAGGCCTGGGAATCTTACCTGATGCTCTGTTGCCCATGGAAAGTCATGAAATAGAGAGGTAGGTCCTCAAAGCGGTCGGCCCATTCATCATACTTGTCCAGTTGGTCTTCCAGCCGCCCCAGAGCGAACTGTGTCAGCATGATCCGGGCTAGTCTCACGTTGCTGATCTCAAAGCTACCCCATAGCGTGTTCACCCCCTGGGTACACAAATCCAGGGCATACTCACTGATGAATGTTGTCTTTCCACTGCCTGTCGGCCCTGCAGGGGGGTTGAACACAGATCTGGGTGAGGGAGGATAGTCCTACCCTTGAAAGCAAGACATGAAGCAGGGCTTCAAAGTTGGGAGGGAAAGTTTCCTCTTCCAACATTCACTGTGACCCAAACCCACGTTTTTGTCACCGGATTCTCTGCCTCCACCCCAAACACTGATTTCCCAAAGGGTCACCTGTAAAGATAGTCAACTCGCCCTTCCGATGTCCCTTCAAGAGACGATTGAGGTCTGGGAAGCGGCTCCAGCGGACACCAGCTACCTGCTCCACATTTGACAGTTCTCCTAGTACCTCCTCCCGAAGCTGCCGGAAAGACACAATAGACCTGTGCCAGGCAGGCAGGGCAGAACGCAGAATTCGAGAAAGATTTAAGCCTCGGTTCAGGGCCTCCAGGGGACGGGGCTGCTGGTCCCCAGGCCGCACCAAGGAGCATCGCTTGGGGTTCAGTTTTCGGGCAAACAACTTGGCAGCTTCCCAGGACCGAAGGTCATCCCCCAGCCAGAGCACGATACGTCGGAACTGTTCAAGGTAAGGGAGCAAGGCAGGGGGTAAGCAGGCTGTTCCTCGGGGAAGGGCAAGGGTGGGCAGCCCTGTGGATTGGTTCAAGGCCAAGCTGTCCAGCTCACGACTCGTCAGCACCACCTCAACATCTCGCCGACCGATCAGTGGCAATCCAAACAGATTGTGGTAAGCGCCAGGGCGGGGAATGGTGGTCTCCACGTAGTGCACTCCACCATCCTGGCCCTCAGCCCCTAGGAGCTTCAGGCCTCGTAGTCTCATACTTCCAGGGGAGAACCAAGGGAACACAAGGCTGCGAGCAGGCCGCAGGTACCGCACACTGAAATGCCTGAGTGTGTCGTCCGTCACTTTGGTAAGGCCAAACATCACGCGAGCCAGCTGCGCCTCCTCTGGCTCAGGAAGCTCCCAGAGAGGTACCGCTCGGTCCCAGATCCTCCGGACTTCCTCACTGTCCTCAGCTTCTGGGGCTTCACTAAGCAGGactccctctctgtccccatccCCGCGCCCCTCCACACTGGCCTGGAAGTCTTCCCAGCTCCCCTCTGCTAGGCTGGTCATGCAGAGAAAGCGGCCTGTGGTCTTGTTAATGAAGAGGCTGAAGGAAGTGGTAGCACTAGTCTGGTCCTTGAGCTGCGAGGCCCCCACAAAGGGGCTCGGTGCCCGCAGGCAGCTGTGGCCATCCTGGAAGGGGATCCCATGTGCTCGCAAATATTGACGGATTTCAGTGGCAGTTACAGGCAACACTGGTACCTCCAAGGCTGGGAGAGCCTCCTTCCTATACCGCCTGCGAGGAGGGCCTGGCACCAAGCTTCGGGGCAGGCCCCTCCGACTCGTCCACTCCCCACGCAGGGGCAACAGGATACGGAGGGGGTACGCACTTCGGAGGAGGACCCACATTCCCAGTCAAATGGAGAAAGTCCCTACTTGAAATGCCTTAGGTG includes:
- the TWNK gene encoding twinkle mtDNA helicase isoform X2; the encoded protein is MIWRNPVGEREAMGEAGKDQRGPTGSGKTTFISEYALDLCTQGVNTLWGSFEISNVRLARIMLTQFALGRLEDQLDKYDEWADRFEDLPLYFMTFHGQQSIRTVIDTMQHAVYVYDICHVVIDNLQFMMGHEQLSTDRIAAQDYIVGAFRKFATDSSCHVTLVIHPRKEDDDKELQTASIFGSAKASQEADNVLILQDRKLVTGPGKRYLQVAKNRFDGDVGVFPLEFNKSSLTFSIPPKSKARLKKIKDDNGLVVKKPSSSKKGAVSQNSETYSSKAPNPYQPDPSKPSR
- the TWNK gene encoding twinkle mtDNA helicase isoform X3, translating into MLTQFALGRLEDQLDKYDEWADRFEDLPLYFMTFHGQQSIRTVIDTMQHAVYVYDICHVVIDNLQFMMGHEQLSTDRIAAQDYIVGAFRKFATDSSCHVTLVIHPRKEDDDKELQTASIFGSAKASQEADNVLILQDRKLVTGPGKRYLQVAKNRFDGDVGVFPLEFNKSSLTFSIPPKSKARLKKIKDDNGLVVKKPSSSKKGAVSQNSETYSSKAPNPYQPDPSKPSR
- the TWNK gene encoding twinkle mtDNA helicase isoform X1, which produces MWVLLRSAYPLRILLPLRGEWTSRRGLPRSLVPGPPRRRYRKEALPALEVPVLPVTATEIRQYLRAHGIPFQDGHSCLRAPSPFVGASQLKDQTSATTSFSLFINKTTGRFLCMTSLAEGSWEDFQASVEGRGDGDREGVLLSEAPEAEDSEEVRRIWDRAVPLWELPEPEEAQLARVMFGLTKVTDDTLRHFSVRYLRPARSLVFPWFSPGSMRLRGLKLLGAEGQDGGVHYVETTIPRPGAYHNLFGLPLIGRRDVEVVLTSRELDSLALNQSTGLPTLALPRGTACLPPALLPYLEQFRRIVLWLGDDLRSWEAAKLFARKLNPKRCSLVRPGDQQPRPLEALNRGLNLSRILRSALPAWHRSIVSFRQLREEVLGELSNVEQVAGVRWSRFPDLNRLLKGHRKGELTIFTGPTGSGKTTFISEYALDLCTQGVNTLWGSFEISNVRLARIMLTQFALGRLEDQLDKYDEWADRFEDLPLYFMTFHGQQSIRTVIDTMQHAVYVYDICHVVIDNLQFMMGHEQLSTDRIAAQDYIVGAFRKFATDSSCHVTLVIHPRKEDDDKELQTASIFGSAKASQEADNVLILQDRKLVTGPGKRYLQVAKNRFDGDVGVFPLEFNKSSLTFSIPPKSKARLKKIKDDNGLVVKKPSSSKKGAVSQNSETYSSKAPNPYQPDPSKPSR